One Trichosurus vulpecula isolate mTriVul1 chromosome 7, mTriVul1.pri, whole genome shotgun sequence genomic region harbors:
- the LOC118858372 gene encoding uncharacterized protein C1orf131-like: MAKEEKPGPEDSSIPESLLDTLLHTLYDFGETLDKKTLKRRKNKKDKRESATAEAMTVDTALQPESLCRDQKKSASSFFQKLKEELLCDSSEGSTGLAPTEVSATVSPTPSLKKGKRGPVEVVEFHSWNKKKKTELEPPKVEGTKTKINALEKDVGMQEFNLEKARLEVHRFGITGYGKGKERILEQERAIMLGAKPPKNNYMNYKVLHEQIKEKKAAKEEEKRMVQVTDMLRKKKRKGSEDNRKSKKKSSAPSILSTGSAGQIGKFKNGTLILSSVDIKKINSSKVTK; this comes from the coding sequence ATGGCTAAGGAGGAGAAGCCGGGACCGGAGGACTCTTCCATCCCTGAGAGCCTCCTGGATACACTGCTGCACACCCTTTACGACTTCGGAGAGACCCTAGATAAAAAGAcattgaaaagaaggaaaaataaaaaggacaagAGAGAATCAGCAACTGCAGAAGCCATGACAGTGGACACAGCCTTGCAGCCAGAGTCTCTTTgcagagatcaaaagaaaagtgCTTCTAGCTTCTTCCAAAAGCTTAAGGAAGAGCTTCTTTGTGACTCTTCTGAGGGTTCCACTGGTCTTGCTCCTACAGAGGTCTCTGCAACAGTTTCCCCTACACCATccctaaaaaagggaaaaagaggaccAGTGGAAGTGGTTGAGTTTCACAGCtggaataaaaagaagaaaactgaactaGAACCACCCAAGGTTgagggcacaaagacaaaaatcaatgcCCTTGAGAAGGACGTGGGTATGCAAGAGTTTAATCTGGAAAAGGCCCGTTTGGAAGTGCATCGATTTGGCATCACTGGttatgggaaggggaaagaacGGATTCTGGAACAGGAGAGAGCCATCATGCTGGGTGCTAAGCCTCCAAAAAATAATTACATGAATTACAAGGTTTTGCAcgagcagatcaaagaaaaaaaggcagcaaaggaagaagagaaaagaatggtgCAGGTCACAGACATGctcagaaaaaagaagaggaaaggttcAGAGGATAATCGGAAATCCAAAAAGAAGAGCTCAGCTCCCAGTATTTTGTCAACAGGATCAGCTGGACAGATTGGAAAATTCAAAAATGGGACCTTGATTCTGAGTAGCGTGGAtatcaagaaaataaattcttctaAAGTGACTAAATGA